The window TCGATGAGGTCGAGCATTTCCGGCGGCATCGCCGCTTCGTCGAGCCGGTACTCGACCGGCTTGCCATCTTCCATGTCGAGCCCGATCACGTAGGTCAGCCGGTCCGCGCCGCGCTGCGCGCTGGTCGCGGCGAGCTTGGCGAGCCGCTCTTCGGTGAACTGGTCACAGACTTCCTGGCGCAGCGGCGTGGGCAGGTTGCCCACCGCGACAGACCGTTCCTTGCCGAGACCGAAACCGCCGATCCCCCCACTCGTCGCAATTGTCAACATCATCGCCAGACACGCCCCTTCCACGCCGCCGCCCATCCTCAGACCTCGATGCCCACGAGCTTCCAGGCCCGCCTGAGCAGCTTGGCGTCCATTGATCCGATCCCGTATAGCTCCATCGCGCTTTCCATCGTCTGAGTCGCCCAGTCATGGAAGACC of the Defluviimonas aquaemixtae genome contains:
- a CDS encoding protealysin inhibitor emfourin, with amino-acid sequence MMLTIATSGGIGGFGLGKERSVAVGNLPTPLRQEVCDQFTEERLAKLAATSAQRGADRLTYVIGLDMEDGKPVEYRLDEAAMPPEMLDLIDTMLHTGE